One segment of Primulina tabacum isolate GXHZ01 chromosome 14, ASM2559414v2, whole genome shotgun sequence DNA contains the following:
- the LOC142525442 gene encoding transcription initiation factor TFIID subunit 4b-like isoform X4 has product MDPNIMKLLEEEEDETMHSGADVDAFTAELNRDIEGGNASTSHQPSDSNSEALSQEISGTESQFLQQWQTSSHDGDINFRSGKDILTMDPKVQHPTQLELQQDGSDFKSDTKEDNSTHEFKNFPLLSADRSPQPQDDQNTLPASRPIGVITSGKNPVHIQGPDNESYSERESELYRSQAVNSPQSNATGSNNLVPLAPESNDLQPLSTGKGNQQTSNIGISNGQTMATMNQNALETGSNSQQAKTSGISNQQSLTSSNQQPGTSVKLNKQVPFGMLLPIIQPQLDKDRAMQLQTLYFKLRKNEISKDNFVRQMRSLVGDQMLKMAVYKLQTQAAKNLQTTPNPHQLQPSAGGRQLQGSSTQLLTDLRNPMADSNTVKSHVVESQADSQGLQGLDKQQHSHFSQTSFPTFGTSGSNYSAVSAKNFSSPTSMRPQLHDSQMRQASAHPNIISNYLGPTTQNTNVMNMAKFERPSSFSDPKKMQARRPTQMTSDAELPKNLAKWASSPGVSSSMPYAKQEPVDQSSELPPKAQLNSSLGLSNLSSSQNMMSSLTASIGPGNFKPPLKKPLVGQKKQIEAPGSSPPSSKKQKVAGAFLDQSIEQLNDVTAVSGVNLKEEEEQLFSGSKEDSRALEASRRVVQEEEERLILHKIPLQKLVAEIMAKSGLKNMNSDVERCLSLCVEERMRGIITNLIRLSKQRVDMEKLRHRTIITSDVLQKITTINRKAREEWEKEQAETEKSQKLNETESDSSVDGDKEKDESRTRSAKANKDEDDKMRTTAANVAVRAATGVGDMLSKWQLMIEAKQKLGGTETLSGSQAGKVMARKPLPTSARNTRESQEADKRDRSPALNTPASARKVLRNQIVMPRVSRSISVKDVIAILEREPQMSKSTLIYRLYNKIGASATVE; this is encoded by the exons ATGGATCCTAATATTATGAAACTCCTTGAAGAAGAAGAG GACGAAACAATGCATTCTGGGGCTGACGTGGATGCATTCACAGCTGAATTGAACAGAGACATTGAAGGCGGCAATGCATCCACATCACATCAGCCTTCTGATTCCAATAGCG AAGCCTTATCTCAGGAAATCAGTGGTACGGAAAGTCAATTTCTTCAGCAGTGGCAAACATCTAGCCATGATGGAGACATTAATTTTCGAAGTGGGAAAGATATCTTGACTATGGATCCAAAGGTTCAGCATCCAACTCAATTGGAGTTGCAACAGGATGGGTCTGATTTTAAAAGCGACACAAAGGAAGACAACTCGACCCACGAGTTTAAAAACTTTCCTTTGCTATCCGCGGATCGCTCTCCTCAACCACAAGATGACCAGAACACTCTACCTGCATCCCGACCTATTGGTGTGATAACTTCTGGAAAGAATCCTGTCCATATCCAGGGACCTGACAATGAGTCATACTCAGAAAGGGAATCAGAGTTGTACAGATCACAAGCTGTGAATAGTCCACAGTCCAATGCAACGGGGTCAAATAATCTAGTGCCCTTAGCTCCAGAATCAAATGATCTTCAACCCTTGTCTACCGGAAAAGGAAATCAACAAACATCTAATATTGGAATCAGTAATGGACAGACCATGGCTACAATGAATCAGAATGCTCTGGAAACTGGGTCGAACAGCCAACAGGCCAAGACCTCGGGTATTAGTAATCAACAGTCACTGACAAGTAGTAATCAACAGCCTGGTACCTCGGTGAAGTTGAACAAACAAGTTCCTTTTGGCATGTTGCTTCCTATTATACAGCCACAACTGGACAAGGACAGAGCCATGCAACTTCAGACTCTCTACTTCAAGCTTAGG AAAAACGAGATCTCTAAAGATAATTTTGTCCGACAAATGAGAAGCCTTGTCGGGGATCAGATGTTAAAGATGGCTGTGTATAAATTACAGACTCAG GCTGCCAAGAACTTGCAGACAACCCCTAATCCGCATCAATTACAGCCTTCAGCCGGAGGACGGCAATTGCAAGGGTCATCGA CACAATTGTTGACAGATTTAAGAAATCCAATGGCTGATAGTAATACAGTTAAATCGCACGTGGTGGAAAGTCAAGCTGATTCACAAGGATTGCAA GGACTTGATAAGCAGCAGCATTCACACTTCTCACAAACATCTTTTCCCACATTTGGAACTTCTGGGAGTAATTATTCAGCCGTTTCTGCTAAAAATTTTAGCTCTCCAACATCTATGCGACCACAGCTTCATGATTCACAAATGAGGCAGGCTTCAGCTCATCCGAATATAATATCTAATTACTTGGGGCCAACAACCCAGAATACAAATGTGATGAACATGGCCAAGTTTGAGAGGCCATCTTCTTTTAGCGATCCTAAGAAAATGCAGGCAAGAAGACCGACTCAAATGACCAGCGACGCTGAGCTTCCAAAGAATCTAGCCAAATGGGCATCGTCCCCTGGCGTTTCATCTTCAATGCCATATGCAAAGCAAGAACCAGTTGATCAATCAAGTGAACTACCACCCAAAGCCCAGTTGAATTCCTCACTGGGGTTATCAAATTTGTCTTCTTCGCAAAACATG ATGTCTTCCTTGACTGCTTCCATTGGGCCTGGAAACTTCAAGCCTCCCCTTAAAAAGCCTCTGGTTGGCCAGAAGAAGCAAATTGAAGCTCCTGGTTCTTCTCCTCCATCAAG TAAGAAGCAAAAAGTGGCTGGAGCCTTTTTGGATCAAAGCATTGAACAACTCAATGATGTTACTGCAGTAAGCGGGGTTAATCTCAAG GAGGAAGAAGAACAACTTTTTTCTGGCTCCAAGGAAGACAGTCGGGCTTTAGAAGCATCTCGGCGGGTTGTTCAAGAAGAGGAAGAAAGGCTGATTTTGCATAAGATTCCACTTCAGAAGCTAGTGGCAGAAATAA TGGCAAAATCTGGTTTGAAGAATATGAACAGTGATGTAGAGCGGTGCTTGTCCTTG TGTGTGGAAGAGAGAATGCGCGGCATTATAACTAATCTCATCAGACTGTCAAAACAG CGAGTTGACATGGAAAAGTTAAGGCACAGAACTATCATCACCTCAGACGTTCTGCAAAAAATCACGACTATCAACCGTAAAGCTCGTGAAGAATGGGAGAAAGAACAGGCAGAAACAGAAAAATCTCAGAAACTGAACGAA ACTGAGAGCGATTCTAGTGTCGATGGTGATAAGGAAAAGGATGAAAGCCGTACAAGATCAGCGAAG GCTAACAAGGATGAAGATGATAAGATGCGTACTACAGCTGCAAATGTTGCTGTTCGTGCTGCTACTGGAGTTGGCGACATGCTTTCAAAATGGCAGTTAATGATTGAGGCCAAGCAGAAACTGGGAGGAACTGAAACTCTCTCTGGTTCCCAAGCTGGTAAAGTCATGGCAAGAAAGCCTTTACCCACATCCGCGAGGAACACCAGGGAAAGTCAAGAAGCTGACAAACGAGATCGTTCACCTGCTTTAAACACTCCTG CATCCGCAAGAAAAGTTTTAAGAAATCAAATCGTCATGCCTCGGGTGTCTCGGAGCATCTCAGTTAAAGATGTGATTGCCATCTTGGAAAGGGAACCTCAGATGTCAAAGTCTACTCTGATATACCGATTGTATAACAAGATTGGTGCCAGTGCTACGGTTGAATGA
- the LOC142525442 gene encoding transcription initiation factor TFIID subunit 4b-like isoform X1 produces MDPNIMKLLEEEEDETMHSGADVDAFTAELNRDIEGGNASTSHQPSDSNSEALSQEISGTESQFLQQWQTSSHDGDINFRSGKDILTMDPKVQHPTQLELQQDGSDFKSDTKEDNSTHEFKNFPLLSADRSPQPQDDQNTLPASRPIGVITSGKNPVHIQGPDNESYSERESELYRSQAVNSPQSNATGSNNLVPLAPESNDLQPLSTGKGNQQTSNIGISNGQTMATMNQNALETGSNSQQAKTSGISNQQSLTSSNQQPGTSVKLNKQVPFGMLLPIIQPQLDKDRAMQLQTLYFKLRKNEISKDNFVRQMRSLVGDQMLKMAVYKLQTQAAKNLQTTPNPHQLQPSAGGRQLQGSSSAQLLTDLRNPMADSNTVKSHVVESQADSQGLQGLDKQQHSHFSQTSFPTFGTSGSNYSAVSAKNFSSPTSMRPQLHDSQMRQASAHPNIISNYLGPTTQNTNVMNMAKFERPSSFSDPKKMQARRPTQMTSDAELPKNLAKWASSPGVSSSMPYAKQEPVDQSSELPPKAQLNSSLGLSNLSSSQNMMSSLTASIGPGNFKPPLKKPLVGQKKQIEAPGSSPPSSSKKQKVAGAFLDQSIEQLNDVTAVSGVNLKEEEEQLFSGSKEDSRALEASRRVVQEEEERLILHKIPLQKLVAEIMAKSGLKNMNSDVERCLSLCVEERMRGIITNLIRLSKQRVDMEKLRHRTIITSDVLQKITTINRKAREEWEKEQAETEKSQKLNETESDSSVDGDKEKDESRTRSAKANKDEDDKMRTTAANVAVRAATGVGDMLSKWQLMIEAKQKLGGTETLSGSQAGKVMARKPLPTSARNTRESQEADKRDRSPALNTPASARKVLRNQIVMPRVSRSISVKDVIAILEREPQMSKSTLIYRLYNKIGASATVE; encoded by the exons ATGGATCCTAATATTATGAAACTCCTTGAAGAAGAAGAG GACGAAACAATGCATTCTGGGGCTGACGTGGATGCATTCACAGCTGAATTGAACAGAGACATTGAAGGCGGCAATGCATCCACATCACATCAGCCTTCTGATTCCAATAGCG AAGCCTTATCTCAGGAAATCAGTGGTACGGAAAGTCAATTTCTTCAGCAGTGGCAAACATCTAGCCATGATGGAGACATTAATTTTCGAAGTGGGAAAGATATCTTGACTATGGATCCAAAGGTTCAGCATCCAACTCAATTGGAGTTGCAACAGGATGGGTCTGATTTTAAAAGCGACACAAAGGAAGACAACTCGACCCACGAGTTTAAAAACTTTCCTTTGCTATCCGCGGATCGCTCTCCTCAACCACAAGATGACCAGAACACTCTACCTGCATCCCGACCTATTGGTGTGATAACTTCTGGAAAGAATCCTGTCCATATCCAGGGACCTGACAATGAGTCATACTCAGAAAGGGAATCAGAGTTGTACAGATCACAAGCTGTGAATAGTCCACAGTCCAATGCAACGGGGTCAAATAATCTAGTGCCCTTAGCTCCAGAATCAAATGATCTTCAACCCTTGTCTACCGGAAAAGGAAATCAACAAACATCTAATATTGGAATCAGTAATGGACAGACCATGGCTACAATGAATCAGAATGCTCTGGAAACTGGGTCGAACAGCCAACAGGCCAAGACCTCGGGTATTAGTAATCAACAGTCACTGACAAGTAGTAATCAACAGCCTGGTACCTCGGTGAAGTTGAACAAACAAGTTCCTTTTGGCATGTTGCTTCCTATTATACAGCCACAACTGGACAAGGACAGAGCCATGCAACTTCAGACTCTCTACTTCAAGCTTAGG AAAAACGAGATCTCTAAAGATAATTTTGTCCGACAAATGAGAAGCCTTGTCGGGGATCAGATGTTAAAGATGGCTGTGTATAAATTACAGACTCAG GCTGCCAAGAACTTGCAGACAACCCCTAATCCGCATCAATTACAGCCTTCAGCCGGAGGACGGCAATTGCAAGGGTCATCGAGTG CACAATTGTTGACAGATTTAAGAAATCCAATGGCTGATAGTAATACAGTTAAATCGCACGTGGTGGAAAGTCAAGCTGATTCACAAGGATTGCAA GGACTTGATAAGCAGCAGCATTCACACTTCTCACAAACATCTTTTCCCACATTTGGAACTTCTGGGAGTAATTATTCAGCCGTTTCTGCTAAAAATTTTAGCTCTCCAACATCTATGCGACCACAGCTTCATGATTCACAAATGAGGCAGGCTTCAGCTCATCCGAATATAATATCTAATTACTTGGGGCCAACAACCCAGAATACAAATGTGATGAACATGGCCAAGTTTGAGAGGCCATCTTCTTTTAGCGATCCTAAGAAAATGCAGGCAAGAAGACCGACTCAAATGACCAGCGACGCTGAGCTTCCAAAGAATCTAGCCAAATGGGCATCGTCCCCTGGCGTTTCATCTTCAATGCCATATGCAAAGCAAGAACCAGTTGATCAATCAAGTGAACTACCACCCAAAGCCCAGTTGAATTCCTCACTGGGGTTATCAAATTTGTCTTCTTCGCAAAACATG ATGTCTTCCTTGACTGCTTCCATTGGGCCTGGAAACTTCAAGCCTCCCCTTAAAAAGCCTCTGGTTGGCCAGAAGAAGCAAATTGAAGCTCCTGGTTCTTCTCCTCCATCAAG CAGTAAGAAGCAAAAAGTGGCTGGAGCCTTTTTGGATCAAAGCATTGAACAACTCAATGATGTTACTGCAGTAAGCGGGGTTAATCTCAAG GAGGAAGAAGAACAACTTTTTTCTGGCTCCAAGGAAGACAGTCGGGCTTTAGAAGCATCTCGGCGGGTTGTTCAAGAAGAGGAAGAAAGGCTGATTTTGCATAAGATTCCACTTCAGAAGCTAGTGGCAGAAATAA TGGCAAAATCTGGTTTGAAGAATATGAACAGTGATGTAGAGCGGTGCTTGTCCTTG TGTGTGGAAGAGAGAATGCGCGGCATTATAACTAATCTCATCAGACTGTCAAAACAG CGAGTTGACATGGAAAAGTTAAGGCACAGAACTATCATCACCTCAGACGTTCTGCAAAAAATCACGACTATCAACCGTAAAGCTCGTGAAGAATGGGAGAAAGAACAGGCAGAAACAGAAAAATCTCAGAAACTGAACGAA ACTGAGAGCGATTCTAGTGTCGATGGTGATAAGGAAAAGGATGAAAGCCGTACAAGATCAGCGAAG GCTAACAAGGATGAAGATGATAAGATGCGTACTACAGCTGCAAATGTTGCTGTTCGTGCTGCTACTGGAGTTGGCGACATGCTTTCAAAATGGCAGTTAATGATTGAGGCCAAGCAGAAACTGGGAGGAACTGAAACTCTCTCTGGTTCCCAAGCTGGTAAAGTCATGGCAAGAAAGCCTTTACCCACATCCGCGAGGAACACCAGGGAAAGTCAAGAAGCTGACAAACGAGATCGTTCACCTGCTTTAAACACTCCTG CATCCGCAAGAAAAGTTTTAAGAAATCAAATCGTCATGCCTCGGGTGTCTCGGAGCATCTCAGTTAAAGATGTGATTGCCATCTTGGAAAGGGAACCTCAGATGTCAAAGTCTACTCTGATATACCGATTGTATAACAAGATTGGTGCCAGTGCTACGGTTGAATGA
- the LOC142525442 gene encoding transcription initiation factor TFIID subunit 4b-like isoform X3, with translation MDPNIMKLLEEEEDETMHSGADVDAFTAELNRDIEGGNASTSHQPSDSNSEALSQEISGTESQFLQQWQTSSHDGDINFRSGKDILTMDPKVQHPTQLELQQDGSDFKSDTKEDNSTHEFKNFPLLSADRSPQPQDDQNTLPASRPIGVITSGKNPVHIQGPDNESYSERESELYRSQAVNSPQSNATGSNNLVPLAPESNDLQPLSTGKGNQQTSNIGISNGQTMATMNQNALETGSNSQQAKTSGISNQQSLTSSNQQPGTSVKLNKQVPFGMLLPIIQPQLDKDRAMQLQTLYFKLRKNEISKDNFVRQMRSLVGDQMLKMAVYKLQTQAAKNLQTTPNPHQLQPSAGGRQLQGSSTQLLTDLRNPMADSNTVKSHVVESQADSQGLQGLDKQQHSHFSQTSFPTFGTSGSNYSAVSAKNFSSPTSMRPQLHDSQMRQASAHPNIISNYLGPTTQNTNVMNMAKFERPSSFSDPKKMQARRPTQMTSDAELPKNLAKWASSPGVSSSMPYAKQEPVDQSSELPPKAQLNSSLGLSNLSSSQNMMSSLTASIGPGNFKPPLKKPLVGQKKQIEAPGSSPPSSSKKQKVAGAFLDQSIEQLNDVTAVSGVNLKEEEEQLFSGSKEDSRALEASRRVVQEEEERLILHKIPLQKLVAEIMAKSGLKNMNSDVERCLSLCVEERMRGIITNLIRLSKQRVDMEKLRHRTIITSDVLQKITTINRKAREEWEKEQAETEKSQKLNETESDSSVDGDKEKDESRTRSAKANKDEDDKMRTTAANVAVRAATGVGDMLSKWQLMIEAKQKLGGTETLSGSQAGKVMARKPLPTSARNTRESQEADKRDRSPALNTPASARKVLRNQIVMPRVSRSISVKDVIAILEREPQMSKSTLIYRLYNKIGASATVE, from the exons ATGGATCCTAATATTATGAAACTCCTTGAAGAAGAAGAG GACGAAACAATGCATTCTGGGGCTGACGTGGATGCATTCACAGCTGAATTGAACAGAGACATTGAAGGCGGCAATGCATCCACATCACATCAGCCTTCTGATTCCAATAGCG AAGCCTTATCTCAGGAAATCAGTGGTACGGAAAGTCAATTTCTTCAGCAGTGGCAAACATCTAGCCATGATGGAGACATTAATTTTCGAAGTGGGAAAGATATCTTGACTATGGATCCAAAGGTTCAGCATCCAACTCAATTGGAGTTGCAACAGGATGGGTCTGATTTTAAAAGCGACACAAAGGAAGACAACTCGACCCACGAGTTTAAAAACTTTCCTTTGCTATCCGCGGATCGCTCTCCTCAACCACAAGATGACCAGAACACTCTACCTGCATCCCGACCTATTGGTGTGATAACTTCTGGAAAGAATCCTGTCCATATCCAGGGACCTGACAATGAGTCATACTCAGAAAGGGAATCAGAGTTGTACAGATCACAAGCTGTGAATAGTCCACAGTCCAATGCAACGGGGTCAAATAATCTAGTGCCCTTAGCTCCAGAATCAAATGATCTTCAACCCTTGTCTACCGGAAAAGGAAATCAACAAACATCTAATATTGGAATCAGTAATGGACAGACCATGGCTACAATGAATCAGAATGCTCTGGAAACTGGGTCGAACAGCCAACAGGCCAAGACCTCGGGTATTAGTAATCAACAGTCACTGACAAGTAGTAATCAACAGCCTGGTACCTCGGTGAAGTTGAACAAACAAGTTCCTTTTGGCATGTTGCTTCCTATTATACAGCCACAACTGGACAAGGACAGAGCCATGCAACTTCAGACTCTCTACTTCAAGCTTAGG AAAAACGAGATCTCTAAAGATAATTTTGTCCGACAAATGAGAAGCCTTGTCGGGGATCAGATGTTAAAGATGGCTGTGTATAAATTACAGACTCAG GCTGCCAAGAACTTGCAGACAACCCCTAATCCGCATCAATTACAGCCTTCAGCCGGAGGACGGCAATTGCAAGGGTCATCGA CACAATTGTTGACAGATTTAAGAAATCCAATGGCTGATAGTAATACAGTTAAATCGCACGTGGTGGAAAGTCAAGCTGATTCACAAGGATTGCAA GGACTTGATAAGCAGCAGCATTCACACTTCTCACAAACATCTTTTCCCACATTTGGAACTTCTGGGAGTAATTATTCAGCCGTTTCTGCTAAAAATTTTAGCTCTCCAACATCTATGCGACCACAGCTTCATGATTCACAAATGAGGCAGGCTTCAGCTCATCCGAATATAATATCTAATTACTTGGGGCCAACAACCCAGAATACAAATGTGATGAACATGGCCAAGTTTGAGAGGCCATCTTCTTTTAGCGATCCTAAGAAAATGCAGGCAAGAAGACCGACTCAAATGACCAGCGACGCTGAGCTTCCAAAGAATCTAGCCAAATGGGCATCGTCCCCTGGCGTTTCATCTTCAATGCCATATGCAAAGCAAGAACCAGTTGATCAATCAAGTGAACTACCACCCAAAGCCCAGTTGAATTCCTCACTGGGGTTATCAAATTTGTCTTCTTCGCAAAACATG ATGTCTTCCTTGACTGCTTCCATTGGGCCTGGAAACTTCAAGCCTCCCCTTAAAAAGCCTCTGGTTGGCCAGAAGAAGCAAATTGAAGCTCCTGGTTCTTCTCCTCCATCAAG CAGTAAGAAGCAAAAAGTGGCTGGAGCCTTTTTGGATCAAAGCATTGAACAACTCAATGATGTTACTGCAGTAAGCGGGGTTAATCTCAAG GAGGAAGAAGAACAACTTTTTTCTGGCTCCAAGGAAGACAGTCGGGCTTTAGAAGCATCTCGGCGGGTTGTTCAAGAAGAGGAAGAAAGGCTGATTTTGCATAAGATTCCACTTCAGAAGCTAGTGGCAGAAATAA TGGCAAAATCTGGTTTGAAGAATATGAACAGTGATGTAGAGCGGTGCTTGTCCTTG TGTGTGGAAGAGAGAATGCGCGGCATTATAACTAATCTCATCAGACTGTCAAAACAG CGAGTTGACATGGAAAAGTTAAGGCACAGAACTATCATCACCTCAGACGTTCTGCAAAAAATCACGACTATCAACCGTAAAGCTCGTGAAGAATGGGAGAAAGAACAGGCAGAAACAGAAAAATCTCAGAAACTGAACGAA ACTGAGAGCGATTCTAGTGTCGATGGTGATAAGGAAAAGGATGAAAGCCGTACAAGATCAGCGAAG GCTAACAAGGATGAAGATGATAAGATGCGTACTACAGCTGCAAATGTTGCTGTTCGTGCTGCTACTGGAGTTGGCGACATGCTTTCAAAATGGCAGTTAATGATTGAGGCCAAGCAGAAACTGGGAGGAACTGAAACTCTCTCTGGTTCCCAAGCTGGTAAAGTCATGGCAAGAAAGCCTTTACCCACATCCGCGAGGAACACCAGGGAAAGTCAAGAAGCTGACAAACGAGATCGTTCACCTGCTTTAAACACTCCTG CATCCGCAAGAAAAGTTTTAAGAAATCAAATCGTCATGCCTCGGGTGTCTCGGAGCATCTCAGTTAAAGATGTGATTGCCATCTTGGAAAGGGAACCTCAGATGTCAAAGTCTACTCTGATATACCGATTGTATAACAAGATTGGTGCCAGTGCTACGGTTGAATGA
- the LOC142525442 gene encoding transcription initiation factor TFIID subunit 4b-like isoform X2 codes for MDPNIMKLLEEEEDETMHSGADVDAFTAELNRDIEGGNASTSHQPSDSNSEALSQEISGTESQFLQQWQTSSHDGDINFRSGKDILTMDPKVQHPTQLELQQDGSDFKSDTKEDNSTHEFKNFPLLSADRSPQPQDDQNTLPASRPIGVITSGKNPVHIQGPDNESYSERESELYRSQAVNSPQSNATGSNNLVPLAPESNDLQPLSTGKGNQQTSNIGISNGQTMATMNQNALETGSNSQQAKTSGISNQQSLTSSNQQPGTSVKLNKQVPFGMLLPIIQPQLDKDRAMQLQTLYFKLRKNEISKDNFVRQMRSLVGDQMLKMAVYKLQTQAAKNLQTTPNPHQLQPSAGGRQLQGSSSAQLLTDLRNPMADSNTVKSHVVESQADSQGLQGLDKQQHSHFSQTSFPTFGTSGSNYSAVSAKNFSSPTSMRPQLHDSQMRQASAHPNIISNYLGPTTQNTNVMNMAKFERPSSFSDPKKMQARRPTQMTSDAELPKNLAKWASSPGVSSSMPYAKQEPVDQSSELPPKAQLNSSLGLSNLSSSQNMMSSLTASIGPGNFKPPLKKPLVGQKKQIEAPGSSPPSSKKQKVAGAFLDQSIEQLNDVTAVSGVNLKEEEEQLFSGSKEDSRALEASRRVVQEEEERLILHKIPLQKLVAEIMAKSGLKNMNSDVERCLSLCVEERMRGIITNLIRLSKQRVDMEKLRHRTIITSDVLQKITTINRKAREEWEKEQAETEKSQKLNETESDSSVDGDKEKDESRTRSAKANKDEDDKMRTTAANVAVRAATGVGDMLSKWQLMIEAKQKLGGTETLSGSQAGKVMARKPLPTSARNTRESQEADKRDRSPALNTPASARKVLRNQIVMPRVSRSISVKDVIAILEREPQMSKSTLIYRLYNKIGASATVE; via the exons ATGGATCCTAATATTATGAAACTCCTTGAAGAAGAAGAG GACGAAACAATGCATTCTGGGGCTGACGTGGATGCATTCACAGCTGAATTGAACAGAGACATTGAAGGCGGCAATGCATCCACATCACATCAGCCTTCTGATTCCAATAGCG AAGCCTTATCTCAGGAAATCAGTGGTACGGAAAGTCAATTTCTTCAGCAGTGGCAAACATCTAGCCATGATGGAGACATTAATTTTCGAAGTGGGAAAGATATCTTGACTATGGATCCAAAGGTTCAGCATCCAACTCAATTGGAGTTGCAACAGGATGGGTCTGATTTTAAAAGCGACACAAAGGAAGACAACTCGACCCACGAGTTTAAAAACTTTCCTTTGCTATCCGCGGATCGCTCTCCTCAACCACAAGATGACCAGAACACTCTACCTGCATCCCGACCTATTGGTGTGATAACTTCTGGAAAGAATCCTGTCCATATCCAGGGACCTGACAATGAGTCATACTCAGAAAGGGAATCAGAGTTGTACAGATCACAAGCTGTGAATAGTCCACAGTCCAATGCAACGGGGTCAAATAATCTAGTGCCCTTAGCTCCAGAATCAAATGATCTTCAACCCTTGTCTACCGGAAAAGGAAATCAACAAACATCTAATATTGGAATCAGTAATGGACAGACCATGGCTACAATGAATCAGAATGCTCTGGAAACTGGGTCGAACAGCCAACAGGCCAAGACCTCGGGTATTAGTAATCAACAGTCACTGACAAGTAGTAATCAACAGCCTGGTACCTCGGTGAAGTTGAACAAACAAGTTCCTTTTGGCATGTTGCTTCCTATTATACAGCCACAACTGGACAAGGACAGAGCCATGCAACTTCAGACTCTCTACTTCAAGCTTAGG AAAAACGAGATCTCTAAAGATAATTTTGTCCGACAAATGAGAAGCCTTGTCGGGGATCAGATGTTAAAGATGGCTGTGTATAAATTACAGACTCAG GCTGCCAAGAACTTGCAGACAACCCCTAATCCGCATCAATTACAGCCTTCAGCCGGAGGACGGCAATTGCAAGGGTCATCGAGTG CACAATTGTTGACAGATTTAAGAAATCCAATGGCTGATAGTAATACAGTTAAATCGCACGTGGTGGAAAGTCAAGCTGATTCACAAGGATTGCAA GGACTTGATAAGCAGCAGCATTCACACTTCTCACAAACATCTTTTCCCACATTTGGAACTTCTGGGAGTAATTATTCAGCCGTTTCTGCTAAAAATTTTAGCTCTCCAACATCTATGCGACCACAGCTTCATGATTCACAAATGAGGCAGGCTTCAGCTCATCCGAATATAATATCTAATTACTTGGGGCCAACAACCCAGAATACAAATGTGATGAACATGGCCAAGTTTGAGAGGCCATCTTCTTTTAGCGATCCTAAGAAAATGCAGGCAAGAAGACCGACTCAAATGACCAGCGACGCTGAGCTTCCAAAGAATCTAGCCAAATGGGCATCGTCCCCTGGCGTTTCATCTTCAATGCCATATGCAAAGCAAGAACCAGTTGATCAATCAAGTGAACTACCACCCAAAGCCCAGTTGAATTCCTCACTGGGGTTATCAAATTTGTCTTCTTCGCAAAACATG ATGTCTTCCTTGACTGCTTCCATTGGGCCTGGAAACTTCAAGCCTCCCCTTAAAAAGCCTCTGGTTGGCCAGAAGAAGCAAATTGAAGCTCCTGGTTCTTCTCCTCCATCAAG TAAGAAGCAAAAAGTGGCTGGAGCCTTTTTGGATCAAAGCATTGAACAACTCAATGATGTTACTGCAGTAAGCGGGGTTAATCTCAAG GAGGAAGAAGAACAACTTTTTTCTGGCTCCAAGGAAGACAGTCGGGCTTTAGAAGCATCTCGGCGGGTTGTTCAAGAAGAGGAAGAAAGGCTGATTTTGCATAAGATTCCACTTCAGAAGCTAGTGGCAGAAATAA TGGCAAAATCTGGTTTGAAGAATATGAACAGTGATGTAGAGCGGTGCTTGTCCTTG TGTGTGGAAGAGAGAATGCGCGGCATTATAACTAATCTCATCAGACTGTCAAAACAG CGAGTTGACATGGAAAAGTTAAGGCACAGAACTATCATCACCTCAGACGTTCTGCAAAAAATCACGACTATCAACCGTAAAGCTCGTGAAGAATGGGAGAAAGAACAGGCAGAAACAGAAAAATCTCAGAAACTGAACGAA ACTGAGAGCGATTCTAGTGTCGATGGTGATAAGGAAAAGGATGAAAGCCGTACAAGATCAGCGAAG GCTAACAAGGATGAAGATGATAAGATGCGTACTACAGCTGCAAATGTTGCTGTTCGTGCTGCTACTGGAGTTGGCGACATGCTTTCAAAATGGCAGTTAATGATTGAGGCCAAGCAGAAACTGGGAGGAACTGAAACTCTCTCTGGTTCCCAAGCTGGTAAAGTCATGGCAAGAAAGCCTTTACCCACATCCGCGAGGAACACCAGGGAAAGTCAAGAAGCTGACAAACGAGATCGTTCACCTGCTTTAAACACTCCTG CATCCGCAAGAAAAGTTTTAAGAAATCAAATCGTCATGCCTCGGGTGTCTCGGAGCATCTCAGTTAAAGATGTGATTGCCATCTTGGAAAGGGAACCTCAGATGTCAAAGTCTACTCTGATATACCGATTGTATAACAAGATTGGTGCCAGTGCTACGGTTGAATGA